A single Phragmites australis chromosome 4, lpPhrAust1.1, whole genome shotgun sequence DNA region contains:
- the LOC133915978 gene encoding uncharacterized protein LOC133915978: MDLLQSSYAPDDASSPEEASSSPDSSPLRLPSKSAAPAVDDTALALALSASASRPLDPSLHLVAFNPTADQLWAPVLGPQHPHAPISSASGNRNHKLGHVEDAAVLPFLFDEQYNTFHRFGYAADPSGLHIVGDAQPQAPDPDTVYNLPPSEHKRRRLQSKTDNQEEPLPPEAKNPASDEWILRNKQSPWAGKKEGRLAELTDEQRQYAEAHAAKKAEKEARGEGKGERAEVVVKSTFHGKEERDYQGRSWITPPKDAKATNDHCYIPKRCVHEWIGHTKGVSAIRFFPKYGHLLLSASMDCKIKIWDVLGSQTCMRTYMGHSKAVRDISFSNDGTKFLSAGYDRNIQYWDTETGQVISTFSTGKVPYVVKLNPDEDKQHILLAGMSDKKIVQWDMKSGQITQEYDQHLGAVNTITFVDNNRRFVTSSDDKSLRVWEFGIPVVIKYISEPHMHSMPSIALHPNSNWLAAQSLDNQILIYSTKERFQLNKKKRFAGHIVAGYACQVNFSPDGRFVMSGDGEGSCWFWDWKSCRRFKTLKCHNGVCIGCEWHPLETSKVATCGWDGVIKYWD; this comes from the exons ATGGATCTCCTCCAGTCCTCGTACGCGCCGGACGACGCGTCCTCGCCGGAGGAGGCCTCCTCCTCGCCAGACTCCTCTCCGCTCCGCCTCCCCTCCAAATCCGCCGCCCCAGCCGTTGACGACACcgcgctcgcgctcgcgctctccgcctccgcctcccggccGCTCGACCCTTCGCTCCACCTCGTCGCTTTCaaccccaccgccgaccagctCTGGGCGCCCGTCCTTGGGCCCCAGCACCCTCACGCCCCCAtctcctccgcctccggcaACCGCAACCACAAGCTCGGCCACGTCGAGGACGCCGCGgtcctccccttcctcttcgACGAGCAGTACAACACCTTCCACCGGTTCGGCTACGCCGCCGACCCCTCCGGCCTCCACATCGTCGGCGACGCCCAGCCCCAGGCGCCTGACCCCGACACCGTCTACAACCTCCCCCCCTCCGAGCACAAGCGTCGCCGCCTCCAGTCCAAGACGGACAACCAGGAGGAGCCCCTCCCACCGGAGGCCAAGAACCCCGCCTCCGACGAGTGGATCCTCCGCAACAAGCAGAGCCCCTGGGCGGGCAAGAAGGAGGGGCGGCTCGCAGAGCTCACCGACGAGCAGAGGCAGTATGCCGAGGCTCATGCTGCCAAGAAGGCCGAGAAGGAGGCCCGCGGCgaagggaagggagagagggcgGAGGTTGTGGTCAAGAGCACCTTCCAcgggaaggaggagagggacTACCAGGGGCGGTCGTGGATCACGCCGCCAAAGGATGCCAAGGCGACCAACGACCACTGCTATATCCCCAAGAGGTGTGTGCATGAGTGGATCGGGCACACCAAGGGGGTCTCGGCGATCAGGTTTTTCCCAAAGTATGGACATCTGTTGCTGTCTGCGAGTATGGATTGCAAGATTAAGATCTGGGATGTGCTTGGATCGCAGACGTGTATGCGCACATATATGGGGCACTCAAAGGCGGTGAGGGATATCTCGTTTTCCAATGATGGGACCAAGTTCTTGAGTGCTGGATATGACAGGAATATACAGTACTGGGATACTGAGACAGGGCAGGTGATCTCGACCTTCTCAACTGGGAAGGTACCTTATGTTGTGAAGCTCAATCCAGATGAGGATAAACAGCATATTCTCCTTGCCGGGATGAGCGACAAGAAGATAGTGCAATGGGATATGAAATCGGGGCAGATAACACAAGAGTATGATCAACATTTGGGGGCAGTGAACACCATAACTTTTGTCGATAACAATAGGAGGTTTGTGACTTCCAGTGACGATAAGTCTCTTCGTGTGTGGGAGTTTGGCATCCCTGTGGTGATTAAGTATATCAGCGAGCCGCACATGCACTCAATGCCATCAATTGCTCTGCACCCAAACTCCAATTGGCTGGCAGCACAGAGTTTGGACAATCAGATACTGATATACAGCACCAAGGAGAGATTTCAGCTTAATAAGAAGAAGAGATTTGCTGGCCACATTGTGGCAGGTTATGCTTGTCAGGTGAACTTCTCACCTGATGGCAGGTTTGTGATGTCAGGAGACGGCGAGGGTAGTTGCTGGTTTTGGGACTGGAAAAGTTGCAGGAGATTTAAGACATTGAAGTGCCACAATGGAGTTTGCATTGGATGCGAGTGGCATCCATTGGAAACTAGCAAGGTTGCAACATGTGGATGGGATGGTGTAATTAAATACTG GGATTGA
- the LOC133915979 gene encoding vacuolar cation/proton exchanger 2-like isoform X3: protein MMGAEKAGLGFQAEGEELAPAAGAGSPAPARKMQSLDFEHIGSLAAVAESLSPGSKWRRALTSVRVVIFQAKINVLLPFGPLAVMLHYLTGKHQGWVFLFSLIGITPLAERLGYATEQLACYTGPTIGGLLNATFGNATEMIISIYALKNGMIRVVQQSLLGSILSNMLLVLGCAFFAGGLVHSDRDQVFNKASAVVNSGLLLMAVLGLMFPAVLHFTHSEAHYGKSELALSRFSSCIMLVAYASYLFFQLKTHRSVYSPIGEEEEAIENEGDEKEITQGEAICWLFVLTIWISILSGYLVDAIQGASESLSLPVAFISVILLPIVGNAAEHASAIMFAMKNKLDITLGVAIGSSTQISMFVIPFCVVIGWMMGQQMDLNFQLFETATLFITVLVVAFMLQEGTSNYFKGLMLILCYLIVAASFFVHVDPDATGDN, encoded by the exons ATGATGGGGGCGGAGAAGGCAGGGCTGGGGTTCCAGGCGGAGGGGGAAGAGCTGGCGCCGGCTGCGGGGGCGGGCTCGCCGGCGCCCGCGAGGAAGATGCAGTCGCTTGACTTCGAGCACATCGGCtcgctggcggcggtggcggagtcGCTCTCGCCCGGGAGCAAGTGGCGGAGGGCGCTCACCAGCGTGCGCGTCGTCATCTTCCAGGCCAAGATCAACGTGCTCCTCCCATTCGGCCCGCTCGCCGTCATGCTCCACTACCTCACCGGCAAACAC CAAGGATGGGTTTTCCTTTTCAGCTTAATCGGCATAACACCGTTGGCCGAGAGATTGGGGTATGCAACCGA GCAACTTGCTTGCTACACTGGCCCGACAA TTGGGGGACTCCTGAATGCTACATTTGGAAACGCAACGGAAATGATTATCTCTATATATGCCCTGAAAAATGGGATGATTCGTGTCGTCCAGCAGTCACTACTAGGCTCTATATTGTCAAATATGCTGCTGGTTCTTGGGTGTGCTTTCTTTGCTGGTGGTCTTGTCCATTCTGATAGGGACCAGGTCTTCAATAAG GCATCAGCTGTTGTAAACTCGGGGCTATTACTGATGGCTGTCTTAGGTCTAATGTTCCCTGCAGTGCTTCACTTCACACATTCAGAAGCACATTATGGAAAATCTGAATTAGCTCTTTCAAGGTTTAGTAGCTGCATCATGCTTGTGGCCTATGCTAGCTATCTATTTTTTCAACTAAAGACCCATCGCAGTGTGTACAGCCCAATCGGTGAA GAAGAGGAAGCCATTGAGAATGAGGGGGATGAAAAGGAGATTACACAAGGGGAAGCCATCTGCTGGCTTTTTGTATTGACTATTTGGATTTCAATACTCTCTGGGTACCTGGTAGATGCCATACAG GGTGCATCTGAATCACTAAGCTTGCCAGTAGCCTTTATTAGTGTTATTCTGCTTCCTATCGTGGGGAACGCTGCTGAACATGCAAGCGCCATTATGTTTGCCATGAAAAATAAATTG GACATTACGTTGGGAGTTGCAATAGGGTCATCAACACAGATCTCCATGTTTGTG ATTCCATTCTGTGTGGTAATTGGCTGGATGATGGGGCAACAAATGGACTTGAATTTTCAGCTGTTTGAGACAGCGACTCTCTTTATAACAGTTCTGGTGGTTGCATTTATGCTACAG GAAGGCACGTCAAACTACTTTAAAGGCCTTATGCTCATCTTATGCTACCTTATAGTTGCTGCGAGCTTCTTTGTGCACGTTGATCCTGATGCAA CAGGTGACAACTAA
- the LOC133915979 gene encoding vacuolar cation/proton exchanger 2-like isoform X1, whose translation MMGAEKAGLGFQAEGEELAPAAGAGSPAPARKMQSLDFEHIGSLAAVAESLSPGSKWRRALTSVRVVIFQAKINVLLPFGPLAVMLHYLTGKHQGWVFLFSLIGITPLAERLGYATEQLACYTGPTIGGLLNATFGNATEMIISIYALKNGMIRVVQQSLLGSILSNMLLVLGCAFFAGGLVHSDRDQVFNKASAVVNSGLLLMAVLGLMFPAVLHFTHSEAHYGKSELALSRFSSCIMLVAYASYLFFQLKTHRSVYSPIGEEEEAIENEGDEKEITQGEAICWLFVLTIWISILSGYLVDAIQGASESLSLPVAFISVILLPIVGNAAEHASAIMFAMKNKLDITLGVAIGSSTQISMFVIPFCVVIGWMMGQQMDLNFQLFETATLFITVLVVAFMLQEGTSNYFKGLMLILCYLIVAASFFVHVDPDASDN comes from the exons ATGATGGGGGCGGAGAAGGCAGGGCTGGGGTTCCAGGCGGAGGGGGAAGAGCTGGCGCCGGCTGCGGGGGCGGGCTCGCCGGCGCCCGCGAGGAAGATGCAGTCGCTTGACTTCGAGCACATCGGCtcgctggcggcggtggcggagtcGCTCTCGCCCGGGAGCAAGTGGCGGAGGGCGCTCACCAGCGTGCGCGTCGTCATCTTCCAGGCCAAGATCAACGTGCTCCTCCCATTCGGCCCGCTCGCCGTCATGCTCCACTACCTCACCGGCAAACAC CAAGGATGGGTTTTCCTTTTCAGCTTAATCGGCATAACACCGTTGGCCGAGAGATTGGGGTATGCAACCGA GCAACTTGCTTGCTACACTGGCCCGACAA TTGGGGGACTCCTGAATGCTACATTTGGAAACGCAACGGAAATGATTATCTCTATATATGCCCTGAAAAATGGGATGATTCGTGTCGTCCAGCAGTCACTACTAGGCTCTATATTGTCAAATATGCTGCTGGTTCTTGGGTGTGCTTTCTTTGCTGGTGGTCTTGTCCATTCTGATAGGGACCAGGTCTTCAATAAG GCATCAGCTGTTGTAAACTCGGGGCTATTACTGATGGCTGTCTTAGGTCTAATGTTCCCTGCAGTGCTTCACTTCACACATTCAGAAGCACATTATGGAAAATCTGAATTAGCTCTTTCAAGGTTTAGTAGCTGCATCATGCTTGTGGCCTATGCTAGCTATCTATTTTTTCAACTAAAGACCCATCGCAGTGTGTACAGCCCAATCGGTGAA GAAGAGGAAGCCATTGAGAATGAGGGGGATGAAAAGGAGATTACACAAGGGGAAGCCATCTGCTGGCTTTTTGTATTGACTATTTGGATTTCAATACTCTCTGGGTACCTGGTAGATGCCATACAG GGTGCATCTGAATCACTAAGCTTGCCAGTAGCCTTTATTAGTGTTATTCTGCTTCCTATCGTGGGGAACGCTGCTGAACATGCAAGCGCCATTATGTTTGCCATGAAAAATAAATTG GACATTACGTTGGGAGTTGCAATAGGGTCATCAACACAGATCTCCATGTTTGTG ATTCCATTCTGTGTGGTAATTGGCTGGATGATGGGGCAACAAATGGACTTGAATTTTCAGCTGTTTGAGACAGCGACTCTCTTTATAACAGTTCTGGTGGTTGCATTTATGCTACAG GAAGGCACGTCAAACTACTTTAAAGGCCTTATGCTCATCTTATGCTACCTTATAGTTGCTGCGAGCTTCTTTGTGCACGTTGATCCTGATGCAA GTGACAACTAA
- the LOC133915979 gene encoding vacuolar cation/proton exchanger 2-like isoform X2, protein MMGAEKAGLGFQAEGEELAPAAGAGSPAPARKMQSLDFEHIGSLAAVAESLSPGSKWRRALTSVRVVIFQAKINVLLPFGPLAVMLHYLTGKHQGWVFLFSLIGITPLAERLGYATEQLACYTGPTIGGLLNATFGNATEMIISIYALKNGMIRVVQQSLLGSILSNMLLVLGCAFFAGGLVHSDRDQVFNKASAVVNSGLLLMAVLGLMFPAVLHFTHSEAHYGKSELALSRFSSCIMLVAYASYLFFQLKTHRSVYSPIGEEEEAIENEGDEKEITQGEAICWLFVLTIWISILSGYLVDAIQGASESLSLPVAFISVILLPIVGNAAEHASAIMFAMKNKLDITLGVAIGSSTQISMFVIPFCVVIGWMMGQQMDLNFQLFETATLFITVLVVAFMLQARQTTLKALCSSYATL, encoded by the exons ATGATGGGGGCGGAGAAGGCAGGGCTGGGGTTCCAGGCGGAGGGGGAAGAGCTGGCGCCGGCTGCGGGGGCGGGCTCGCCGGCGCCCGCGAGGAAGATGCAGTCGCTTGACTTCGAGCACATCGGCtcgctggcggcggtggcggagtcGCTCTCGCCCGGGAGCAAGTGGCGGAGGGCGCTCACCAGCGTGCGCGTCGTCATCTTCCAGGCCAAGATCAACGTGCTCCTCCCATTCGGCCCGCTCGCCGTCATGCTCCACTACCTCACCGGCAAACAC CAAGGATGGGTTTTCCTTTTCAGCTTAATCGGCATAACACCGTTGGCCGAGAGATTGGGGTATGCAACCGA GCAACTTGCTTGCTACACTGGCCCGACAA TTGGGGGACTCCTGAATGCTACATTTGGAAACGCAACGGAAATGATTATCTCTATATATGCCCTGAAAAATGGGATGATTCGTGTCGTCCAGCAGTCACTACTAGGCTCTATATTGTCAAATATGCTGCTGGTTCTTGGGTGTGCTTTCTTTGCTGGTGGTCTTGTCCATTCTGATAGGGACCAGGTCTTCAATAAG GCATCAGCTGTTGTAAACTCGGGGCTATTACTGATGGCTGTCTTAGGTCTAATGTTCCCTGCAGTGCTTCACTTCACACATTCAGAAGCACATTATGGAAAATCTGAATTAGCTCTTTCAAGGTTTAGTAGCTGCATCATGCTTGTGGCCTATGCTAGCTATCTATTTTTTCAACTAAAGACCCATCGCAGTGTGTACAGCCCAATCGGTGAA GAAGAGGAAGCCATTGAGAATGAGGGGGATGAAAAGGAGATTACACAAGGGGAAGCCATCTGCTGGCTTTTTGTATTGACTATTTGGATTTCAATACTCTCTGGGTACCTGGTAGATGCCATACAG GGTGCATCTGAATCACTAAGCTTGCCAGTAGCCTTTATTAGTGTTATTCTGCTTCCTATCGTGGGGAACGCTGCTGAACATGCAAGCGCCATTATGTTTGCCATGAAAAATAAATTG GACATTACGTTGGGAGTTGCAATAGGGTCATCAACACAGATCTCCATGTTTGTG ATTCCATTCTGTGTGGTAATTGGCTGGATGATGGGGCAACAAATGGACTTGAATTTTCAGCTGTTTGAGACAGCGACTCTCTTTATAACAGTTCTGGTGGTTGCATTTATGCTACAG GCACGTCAAACTACTTTAAAGGCCTTATGCTCATCTTATGCTACCTTATAG